Genomic DNA from Vicia villosa cultivar HV-30 ecotype Madison, WI unplaced genomic scaffold, Vvil1.0 ctg.000089F_1_1, whole genome shotgun sequence:
CCAAAACTATTTGCAGCGGCTCTTTCTGCTCTCTCGCTAAAACGATGAATACTCTCGCCATCTCTTCCTCTTGTCCTCGCTACAAACAAAAAACATCCAACCAAATTTGAGCtatagaaaattttaaaatatccgaTCACACCCGTGCAATATGACAATTTAGAAAAATACAGTGTCTTTGTGTGTTTACCAATGTTTCATAAATGACTAGTAAACACATATGCATTTTTACCAACAATATCTTAAATATCGGTATATAAAAAAAACGCATATTACATTTTTCTAAATTGTCGATAAAAATGaaagtaaaatttgaattttatcatatattttaaatttttgataaaaaattgatttttacgAAATATCCGATATAAATGCAAAATTGGAGTATAAAtgcataaatttaattaaaaacaacacttgtaaatatttattataagctGCAAATTTATTGGTAGAagtctaaactttttgaaaaactgaaAAACGATATTGTCAAGAgtaaaaattgggttttttttaACTATGAGAGAGTATTATGATCAAATTATAAAGATATGTGGGGTGCCAGACTTAATATAGGGGGTGCAGGTAGATTTCCCATAATAATTAGGTTTTGCATCATTGTGCCAATTTCTACTGTAGcatattattgaaaaataatccattgaattttaaaaatagaacaaaATCACTCATATCAATTTTGATGTCTAAGCATCTTCTTCTGTaatatattttccaaaattaaaaaaaaaaattgaattttaaaaaatagaacaaAATCGCTCCTATATAAATTGAACCCATTAATTAACCTTATAAAGATTTTTCCCTAccacccccacacttaaaccaaatacCCCACAAATGGTTTGATTTTATCATATTAATCTTgctaaataaaaatacatttcacCATTCTTTTTAAAACATTTCGAATTTTTCAAAAACTTCAACGTCATTATGGATTTTTCGAGCAAgctatcaaaattttcaaaataagtgTGTTTTTTCCTGGCGATTTAGCATTTTTACGTgttttttctttgaaaaaatatattttttactaGATTTTTACAAATGTTCCgtaaaaattattcattttatcggattttttaaaatatctgACAAAAACTCATGTTTGTCATACATTTTTACCTAATATTTTGAAAAGTCTGATAAAATGAATACATTCATattgaattttttgaaatatcCGATAGAAGAAAAAATAGAGATGGTTTTCCAAAATTTTTGAAATATCTGGGAAAGCCATGTTAACTttcgaatttttaaaaaatccgATAGTTTAagttatatcttttttttttgtagtgaagaTTAGAGGATCGAACGAGACAATTACTTTTAGGCATCGTGACAGAGTTGCAGCTAGGGCTCGTGCAAGGATCAATGATGTAGAGGATTCACATATCCGAGCGAGGAAGGTAGCCCCCCGGTTGTCACAAGAGGCAGATGACTTAATAGGGTCGCGCACCCTACAGTATTCGATGTAGAGTAGCTAGAGCTGATGGATGGGCCAAATATGTTGCTGACGAGCCGCTTGATGTTGCTAATGAGCCGCTTGTTGATGATGTCCATATAAGAGCTGAGGATATGGAGGGTCAAGGTCAGAATGATATGTAGATGGCAACCGAGATAGAAGTGGCCCATTATACTAAGGCCGCGTGGCTGATTCAGAGACTCTTTATGCTGTTACAACGGTGACTCCTCTAGTGGATACAAAGGCTAATGCTCTGGAGGATACATATACATATGTGCATGCTATAGATGATATATAGTCTATTCCTATGGATGATATAGAGGTTATTGCTCCAACTTTGATGGAGCCGTTTGTACACACGGATGAAGAATTTCTTGGAGGACCTAGTGACCGTCCCGTGCTCACTAGATATGTCATTCGTATGAAATTCAGATTATGGTAGGGAGAGGTATATATATGTTATGTTGAAATTgactttatttattattgatacaTTGAAAATAACTGATGCTTTTTACTTTGTTACAGAACCAACTGTAGCTGAAGGTGCCCACCCACAGGGTAAAGCTGGAGAATTTCTTAGATGCCCCGATGACACGGGAGGTGAGGGATATTGTAGATGATTGTTGTCTCCTTACATTGGTGGACTGTTCCCTGACCATGCTCGATGCTTCACTATTGTCAGTCTATGTTGAGCGATGGCATAAGGAGACATCTTCCTTTGATCATCCCTTAGTGAGATGACGGTTTCCTTGGATGATGTCACCTCTCTGTACCATCTTCCTCTGCTAGATAGTTTCTTCACCGCTATTGTTATTAGCCAGGAGCTTGCATGTATTAGTGCTATTAATGATTTTGAGCTTACTGATAAGGAGGTGAAATATGAGTTTAAGGTTAATACGGAGGCTCACTTTCGTCTTTCTTGGCTCCGAGATAGGTATGCTGAGATGATGCAGTAGTCTATGTATAAGGCAACCGCTAGGGTATACATACATCTTGTAGGATGTATTATCTTAACGGATAAGTCTCATGTATATATCGGTGTGATGTACATGTGGTTATTTAGTAACCTTGACCATGTCATCTGAGTATCGGGGTGTGTTGCACTGACTGTTCTATATTCTTTGGAGAGGCGACTGTCTTTGAGACTAGGCAGCTTACCTGTTATATGAGTTTATGTCAGTTCGAGCAATTTTTATTTCAGTGAATTTTTGTTACCCTGTTGATAAGTTTAAGAGACAAATTTATTACCTTAGAGTTGTTTTAATTATTACCAGAGTTTGGCCGCCAGCCAATAGAGTTCAATTGAGTTATCGATCATGCAAAGGTTGTCAATCAAACACTTTAGAGTTGTTTAGAGTCATTTTAGAGTTATGGAAATGGTTATAGATAGAATTGTTTAGAGTTCACTTGAGAATTATGTTGAGTTAAATACAACAATTGTCACCCTTTTGATGAGTTGTgagtataaaataaataatttcttaCTATATTTGTGTGTTTTGATGTATTTTGTTGAGTTATGATATAATTTGAGTTGCTTAGTAGTAATTTAACTTTACTCTATTGTGATTATTGATATGATTATTGAAATTTAGTTATTTGAATATTTCTGAGTTGAGTAATTCAGAGAAATTACAGTGCTCGCGAATTTATGGTTCATAGAGGAACATGTTTAAGTATGATTGAGCATAATTTTCTATTgttgttttgagttttgtgatTGTTATTGCCATATTCATGCATGCATGTATATTGGAGTTAGGTAGAACTTCGATCAAGTGAGGTGAGGTTCAGAGAGAAAACATGACGGTCTCATGTTTAGAGAGAAACATGATTCAGAGAGGAACCTGAGACATGGTTGAATTAGTACCACACCTCTGATGCCCAAAAACCCGGTATCACATGCATATTGGAGGAGAAGTATGGTGCATTTCACATTTACATTATAATCACTATTGTTGTTGTAACTATGTGAGAATGATCTAAATATTGTTATGACTACCCTGCTGTTTAATTTCACCGCTAACATTTGTAAGGATTATTCTCACCCATTTTCTGTTATCCTGTGGCTTGTTATGCCTATGTTGCAGATACAAGTAGTGAGTAGTAGCTGCTGAGTTGAGGGATGACGTTTACTGCcttctttattatttttgttttaataatttCGTTTAGTTCCGCGATGTCGCTCTGATGTGTAACACTGAGACGAGATTTGTTCTGATTTCTATTTTTGTTTCTCTGTGATTTGCGAGACTATTTCCCTTATGCATGTGCATTGAACTATTTTGATTTTAAAGTTATCCAGTTGAGATTATTTTGGTACTATCCGTTgtgtatttttgaaaaagttttaattAGAAGTATATATTGTTTATAGAGATGTGTGACATCTTTGATGTTTGAATGTGTATTACTCgtatgattttaattaaataagagtTTTGGAGTTTTAGGGTGTTACAATGGTCCTCTGACACCTTCTTAGTGATATACTATATAGATAATGATGTTGGGCATGTTTGGGTTGGAAATGTATATTTGTTAACGATTGTTAtttatatgttttaaacaaattccCTACGactaatattattgttattttttaacaGGAGCCCGATTGTTTAAAGTGTGTTAACCACAACAGAAAGATTTTGAAGCTTTATTAGCCTAAGGATAAATGGTTCCAAAGTGTCATCCAATACTTTGGTCTTGCTGTTCTGTGTTCTTCGGCCCATGAACAACTCAAGGGATCTAAGGACCATGAAAAGAGTCTACCCTAATAATCTATAGAAGCAATACTAGTAAATTTTTAAAGAGGGTAAGATAAGACAAAAAAGATTAGTGAGATAAGTCCCCTAGAGAAGTTATCTAGGAAGAAGGTCCTAATACCTCAGAACTTAAGATGAACATGTCTTAGAAGGATACATGATTAGAGCAATCAGAAGAAGGATGACCGTCAAATTGTACTTGGTGAGATCCTTTGAAACATGTCCTCTCATAAAACTATAGAGAGTGAAAGGTTCTAGATCTGAAAAATCCTAAAACTCTattataaaacacatatttcacgtTAGTCTCAACTATACACTTAAGGACACCATTGACTTAGGCATCAAATTACATCTCCCTTACGACCCTCGCTCGTTTGAGCGTTAGAGTATTTTCAAGATATGGAGAATATCAAATCCTACATTAGAATTCACCATTATATCATAGTGCACTCATTCCACGTGAACTAGAATGTTTCTTCCCGAATCACTTGCAAACCAAATTTTTTTACTTTGAGTGCATAATGATTTAAcctttttcataaaaatttaaCTGAGTAGCCACAAAAATATCAATAAGTTAAACTTCATTTGGGTTGTAATGATGAAATCTTGTGTTCTATTTTTTACATATGAATTACATGAATCAAGGATTCCAAGGATAATAGCTTGGTGTTCTATTTTTTGGGATGATATTTGTCATCTTTGGATTCCTTTCTCCTTCAAACATGAATAGTCAAAACTGTGAGTTCTTTTGATCTCTATAGAAATTGTGTATAATAGGTTACACGTGATCATGACAGTAGTTGAATTTTTGCTTAATTGTAGATGAGCCTTGTGAACCAAAAGCATGCATAGAATCCAAGATCATAGCAGCAGCACTAGAATCTTGTTGGCAACGATGCTTTCTTAAGtggttttatgaaaatatttatacTAGATTTTCTTAGCTGGTTTTTTTGTCAATGGCATATTTCTTTTACTCATTTCAACATGCACTAAGTTTGTAAAGATGCTACCTAGAAAGTTAATGATTATGTGGAGAATGTAAATAGCCAATTTGTGAAACAAATATTTCAATGAATAGTTTTAAGCTCTGTTTAGTAAaactagctggtagctgatagcagATAGTTTATAGATGATAATTTATAGATGATAGTTGATAGCTGATAGCTAGTAGTTTATACCTGATGACTGATAGCTAATAAGTTAACACGAATATTTTAATAGCTGATAGTTGTTTTTATTAATGTGAactgaaaaattaaaaattaaaagttaaaagcTCTTTTTTAGATCTTTACTATGGAAGTTTCCTTTGATTTGTCAAACATAAAACTTTTGTGAGATATAAGAGTTTTGTTTTGTCCCACgtctaaatgttttttttttcttcgatAAACAATAGGATTATATTAAATTATGGCACTAGAAGTGCCCAAACAGTACAAAGATAAAAGTCGGAAATTTACCGAACTTTTACGATCCAACCATCAAATTACAAACACTCAGCAGGATTTATCAACCAATCCTCCCAAGAAAATTCCATGCTAACTCTATTACAAAACCCCAACCAGTCCCACAATGTAGCTTTTAACCGACAAAACAGAACATTTAAATCGAATGCTATGTTATTGAAAATCAAATCATTCCTAACTTTCCATAATATCCATGTTGCTGCCAGCCATAAAATCCTCCAAAACTTATCGTTTAAATTTCCAATCGGATACACAAACGATCCGAAATTCTCCAAGACCGACCCCTGTAGATTATACAGCGGAATGCGCAACCAAACAAAAGTCTTTGTCCAAAGTTGAACTGATACTGAACAATGGAAGAAGAGATGAATTGCAGATTCTTCGACATTAGAACAAAAAGGACAGCTACAATCATTTGGTAATATAACCCCCCTTTTCCCGAGTTGTATACACGTTGGCAAACGATCAAGCAATAATCTCCAGCCGAAAAACTTAATGTTTGAAGGAACCGCGACTTTCCAAAGCTTTTTAAAAATCGAAGAGTTTGCGGAATTCTGCATAGTCCCCGACAGACTCGAACCAGACAGCCACTTATAAACACTTTTGACCGAAAATCCAGCCGAATCTCTCCACCAAATGAAGGAGTCCAATTCGTTTGGCAAAGGATGCAGCTCTGCCAGAATGGTTAAAAGATTGCTCAGCTCTTCACTCGCCAAAGCTGGTAGCAAATCCGTCTCCGAGACAAGTTTCCAGCACCATTTTCCATCAACCCAATAACCCGACGAAAGAATGCTACCAGTGGCATTCTGAATCGCCACAAACAGAGTCAGAAATGAGACTTTTAGGGACTGCAAACCAACTCAATGGTAATTCCAGAAATCAATCAAGTTTCCTTTATAAAGCTCATATATACATACTCTTTTGTCAATTGGGCGCTGGGCTAACACTGTAATGAAATGGGCATAGGCACATAGATTAGgttcaatattttaataaattaatttttttaaattaattaaaattattaaatattaattaatttatttaaaaacatattaattaataaatcatcctaattaaaaataatttttttaaacccaAACATGAGTGCCTTATATGTAAAAGTGGACGGGGACTaaaaaatcataacaaaaataaaattgaaagagtaaaaaactagattttaaaatagattgccaaaaaattaaaaactatcagagtttttagcttttagcttttcaactcatattaaaaaaaaaaactttgtttggtAACTGTCATTTAGCTTTTAGTTTGTagtttttttactagcttttaccttttttttcaaaagctatttaaagtagcttttgagcttttaACTTTTAACTTGtgactttttatttcatttatatccctattattttaacaaaaatacaagtttacccttatatatatatttaaaataatttttacgtTGTATAATTATATTCGTGTCGATTaacaaaaaaatacaatatttaatattttttaacgaCATTAAAATTACATGTCTTGTAATGAATGTAGAGATAGTGTTgctaatttttaaatttgtgaaaCATTAagagattattattttaaataagtataattgaatttaaaatcgtaatgatgttattttatgtatttcattaaatttatatataaattttattatataagttcatttaaaaatttatatataattgttcgatatattttgatgttatttttaattttaatatatattaattttttttgcatgtgtttgctaatatatgtatttttattttataaaaattaatttaattgtataatacaataatataataatataatgagAGTATCAATTTCTTAATTAAGATTgtccttttatgtcattttatatttatcagcTAGTatacagctaatttaccaaacactcaaattAACTTATCGGCCATGAGCTATCAGCTACCGGCTACCAGCTAGtattaccaaacagagccttaaaGGTGCATTTAGTCAAAAGAAATTATAGTTGAGAGAGACCATTATACTTGGACGAATTTTTAGTAACAAATCCTTTATACAAAACATTGGTGCATATATTTGATTATATTTGTCAGTTTCAATGTTTGTGTTCTCACCCCTAGAAAAGAAATTGTAGATTTTCCTTTGTCTTAGTATAAATGTTTTCCTAGGTTTCATGATTAAATGTCCATAATCCACTAAGAATGAAAAATATAATACCCTAATTTTTTCCATTTTGATCCCTTAGTGTCAACCAGTTGTTATCCACATTCATTGTTATCCACTATCATATTCATGACAATAAAATCTAGTTTGAAGAAAAATGGGTTCACTTGAATATGGGCATCATCCATCTTTCCATATAACTTCCTACAAGATCCATCAACAAATTGtaccttgatattgattgattttaaGTGCGGTATTGGATTATGAGATTACTAGGTGAACCTAAATCAAGCAATGCCCTTAGAAATATCACATTGCCTACAACAACTGACAATATGACTCTATGTGCATCATAGTCAAACTCATTGATGTATGTGTTGACTCTACTATTGAAAATCACTAGATATGTTCCGGTTATAAGGTGAGGGAGCATATATAGGAGTAGTAGATTTAATGATGTGTTCACTTCTCCAATTTAAAGTTTCATAGTGGTCTTTTCTAGCTCCCTTGAAGTCGTTGACGATGATAGCACAGCAGAGCACTGCTTCTAGTGCGGGTTCACTTGATGATTTACTTTAGAATTTGATGTGCAGCCTTATTGGTTCCACTAGAATACCGCTCATGTTTTATACAGTACAAACTTTCCACAACGTATAGCATTCTGGCAGCCCAATAATTTTATTCCATTAACTTATGAGCATCACTGTTATATGTTCTGCTAACAATGACACAAGtagtaagagaaaacaaactaAGCAATGATAAACAATCAACGATAATTAGTTCCAACTCAACACTGTAAGAAAGACGGTTTATACAGTCCACAATTGAAAGAGCATTAGAATGAATAACTGCTTTGGTGATCTTGAGGTCCACTGTAGTTTTCAGCGTCCATCTCACTGCCAAAGCTTCCGCCATAGTAGGATCAACTTCCAAAACCTGCTTCCTAGTAGCCGAAAGTAAAACCCCTTTTTACCACTTCCTTCATCACGCACCCCATGGCAATAGTGCCGTCATCGAAACAACCCACATCAACATGAATCATAGTCATCTCAGAAGTCTCAATTCCCGTTCCTTCATTTGTGTCTGCCAAGCTCTGCATTCCTTTAGATGGGTTGGAGAAGTTGTATTCATGTGTCCAAACAATGGCCTCAGTCAAGGTAGTCAAGCACGAGATTTTAAGTAAGATCGGACGGCCTATGAAAGATCGTAAAAGTAAGATCGTATCACGGCACCTAAGATCTAATCAAAGGGCAAAATGGTAAATTCACATGgacaaaaatatgaaaattataatACATGAACAAGATAACCTATAAATCAcaacatttaattaatttaattaataattcataACCATCAATCCTTAATTTAATAAGCTCAAAAGATCAAGTTTAAAATAAGTAGCTCAAAAGATCAAATTCAAAATAAGTAgctcaaaatatataaatataacaaaTGATTAGTCTAATCATCTAAGATATTATGCATTCCTATATCATGATAGTCATATAAAAAATAAGTAGCACCACTTTCAGCAGTTGATGAAGCATTTTGTGATCCTTTATTTGAAGTCATTATAGAGGGCTGAATCGTGGGAGGAAGAAGGTGAACACGAAATGGAGATGATAACAGAGGGAGAAGAACAAAGATGATAGCAGGGGGAGAAGAATGGCGAAGATGATGGTGAAAAGTTTCAGTTTTTCGCAGAAGGAGGAAAGTATTGTTTGAGGAAGATGTTGCAGCCGTTTTGcgtttttaattttagggttaggAAAGACAGAACTTAAGTAAGACAAAAAAAAGCATGTTCTCTTAAAAAATCCGACCCGGTTAGAAAGCCCAACAAATCAGGCCCAACACTATGGTTTTTATGATCTTACTTAAAAGATCTCGATCTTGACTACAAAAGCACACGAAAAAGATTTATGTAAGATCTTAGAACTAAAAGGCAATAAAAGATCGTAAGATCTTATGATCCTACGACCCAGATCTCGATCTTGACTATCTTGGCCTCAGTAACTACCATTTGGGAAATGAAGACATCCTTGTTGAAAACTACCATGTTTCTAAAGTGCAAGATTTTCCACAGAATTGTACTAAACAGTTAGGAGCCAAAAGAATCCCCAAAGTTCAGCATTTTGTCCAGCCAAAAATCCAAACCAGAAGAGGGAGGGATACGAAGACCAAGAGGGGAAAGAAACCAAACCTGCTTAGTGACATAACAGTGAAGAAATAGATGATCAGAGGTCTCCTGATGGCACTGGCAAAGAGGACAATTCGGGGTAGTGTTTACCCTCTTCTTTCTCAAATTCGCTTTGGTAGGAAGGATATCCTTAGCAGAACGCCATATAAATTTTTTGACTCTCTTATGAACAGGTGCTTTCCAAATGTGCTTCCACAACTTATCTTGAGAGTGACTAGAAGGACCAGGTGCCATAGAATCACGCTTATACCATAGGAGGTGATATGCAGATTTTACCGGGTAATCACCATCCTTCACATGGTGCCAAATTAATTTATCCTCTAAAGTGTTCGAAGATAAAGGAAAGTTTAAAATTTGAGTGTTCACCAAAGGAGCGAAGCACTCCTTAACAAAATTCTGATTCCAACACCGAAGGTTCTCATCGATAAGGAAGCTGGCAGTGGCTTCAGTAGAAATGCCAAGCACCGGTCCTACAACTTTTGAACCCGAAGCATCAGAAATCCAATTGTCCCTAAGGATGTTAACTTGATCCCCAACACCAATTCTCTATCTAGAACCCTGGTCAATAAGATCTCTAGCCCCAAAAATACTCTGCCACACGTAACTAGGAGAATAGCCCAGCTTAGCAACAATAATAGAAGTTCGAGGATAGTACTTACTTTTGAAAACCTTCTCGAGCAACGAGGAATAACCCATCATCAATCTCCAATAGTGCTTCCCCAACAAGCTGACATTAAAGTCCCCAATCCCCCTAAAGCCAAAACCACCAGAACCTTTAGCTTTTGCCATCTTTGACCAACTCAGCAACTGAATTTTCTTATCACCCGTCGAGGAACCCCAGCAAAATCTAGCCAACAGAGATTCAATTTCCTTGCAGCACTCCTCCGGAAGCTTGAAGCACCCCATGACGTACGTGGGAATAGCTTGGGCTACAGATTTGATCAAAATCTCCTTTCCCGCTCTCGACATAGTTTTATCCTTCCACCCTTTCACCTTCTTCCACACCCTACTAATAACTTGAGCAAACACCAACTTCTTCGAACGACCAAACAAAGCTGGCAACCACAGGTATCTTAAATGAGCTTCTATATTCCTAGCTCCCATCCTGTTACGAATCATTTGTTTATCTCTTTCTGCAACATTTCGACTAAAGGAAACTTCAGATTTATCAAGATTGACAATCTGCCCTGAGGAAACCTCGTAGCTCTTGAGAATGTCCATGATCTTGTCCGCTTCAGTACACGAGGCCCTAGCAGATAGTAAGCTATCATCCACGCATAGAAGATGAGTGATGACCGGAGCTTGCCTAGCCACTTGAATAACATGAATTTGAGAATTCTGCATCTCCTTCTTAAGCAAACTTGACAAAACACCAGCACACAATACAAATAAGTAGGGGGAAAGAGGGTCTCCTTGCCGGATCCCTCTCTCAGGTTTTATAAAACCTGATGGTTTTCCATTAACcagtgttaagtgccaaattgtagttattttgtgtatgtaaatagtggcacttatcaatgctttttgttaataccgtttgaataattccccgtttttgtgtaattacgtttactttacgaatacttgtattttcatatacttttataccgtttgatagttttgttgtattttagtaggtattcttgcgttttcggagccttgaggaataaagtgtcgaagacacggctgcgagagcaaagaggaaataattctgctgttctggtgcagggcgcttcgcgcgctgtagggcgcgtcgcgccctctttgagtttgaagaacatagtctggcagaagttagggcgcgtcgcgccgga
This window encodes:
- the LOC131623907 gene encoding uncharacterized protein LOC131623907; its protein translation is MAEALAVRWTLKTTVDLKITKAVIHSNALSIVDCINRLSYSVELELIIVDCLSLLSLFSLTTCVISLKVSFLTLFVAIQNATGSILSSGYWVDGKWCWKLVSETDLLPALASEELSNLLTILAELHPLPNELDSFIWWRDSAGFSVKSVYKWLSGSSLSGTMQNSANSSIFKKLWKVAVPSNIKFFGWRLLLDRLPTCIQLGKRGVILPNDCSCPFCSNVEESAIHLFFHCSVSVQLWTKTFVWLRIPLYNLQGSVLENFGSFVYPIGNLNDKFWRILWLAATWILWKVRNDLIFNNIAFDLNVLFCRLKATLWDWLGFCNRVSMEFSWEDWLINPAECL